A genomic segment from Nodularia sphaerocarpa UHCC 0038 encodes:
- a CDS encoding PrsW family glutamic-type intramembrane protease, protein MTGKNTRHNAFLRLVSGNVAAFGTESRYSLLTSKEVVIGRDPTCQVVLDAMMYRMVSRRHAVVRPLSSSTDGKFSWVVCDLNSANGTFLNGKCLSECQELHAGDRISLGSDGPQFIFEYDLISQPTVMTKQVKPLPSASKNHGHTYLKQPDSVSFTQLFPIISTGKDLTRKAYLIPGILTVIFVVLMFATVGNSQANQVIVATYIASAAYYFVYQLCGKQKPWWVLMGVALSTTLILLSPLLDLFIFVFRVILPGSLPSPQEPTTFTELLVRMFFGAGLMEELLKALPLIGAYFMGRGLPSPWRERIGIWEPLDGILLGTASAIGFTLLETLGQYVPQITQQVGIGAAGQLAGFQLLIPRILGSVAGHMAYSGYLGYFIGLAVLKPRMSWQILSIGYLSASALHALWNATGSINALLLVVVGVLSYAFLMAAILKARVLSPTRSQNFATRFINPK, encoded by the coding sequence ATGACAGGCAAAAACACAAGACATAATGCATTTCTGCGGCTAGTGTCTGGTAATGTAGCAGCTTTTGGAACAGAATCTCGCTATTCGCTGCTAACCAGTAAAGAGGTAGTCATTGGACGCGACCCCACCTGCCAAGTTGTCTTGGATGCCATGATGTATCGGATGGTATCTCGCCGTCATGCTGTGGTTCGTCCCCTCTCTTCATCGACTGATGGCAAATTTAGCTGGGTAGTTTGTGATTTAAATAGTGCCAATGGCACTTTTTTAAACGGAAAATGTTTGTCTGAATGTCAGGAATTACACGCAGGCGATCGCATTTCTCTGGGTTCTGATGGACCGCAATTTATCTTTGAGTATGACTTGATTTCTCAGCCCACGGTGATGACAAAACAAGTCAAACCACTACCATCAGCTTCCAAAAATCACGGTCATACCTATTTAAAACAGCCGGATTCTGTGAGTTTCACCCAACTGTTTCCGATTATTTCCACTGGTAAGGATTTAACTCGCAAAGCTTACCTGATACCGGGAATACTGACTGTGATATTTGTCGTGCTGATGTTTGCTACTGTGGGTAATTCCCAAGCGAATCAAGTCATAGTCGCAACTTATATCGCATCAGCTGCTTACTATTTTGTTTACCAACTTTGCGGTAAACAGAAGCCTTGGTGGGTGCTAATGGGCGTAGCCTTGAGTACAACGTTGATTTTACTCAGTCCCCTGTTGGATTTATTTATCTTCGTTTTTCGCGTCATCTTACCTGGTAGTTTACCTTCGCCGCAAGAACCTACCACCTTTACCGAATTGCTGGTACGAATGTTCTTTGGTGCGGGGTTGATGGAAGAATTACTCAAGGCATTACCGTTAATCGGCGCGTATTTCATGGGTAGGGGCTTACCTTCACCTTGGCGGGAACGTATCGGCATTTGGGAACCTTTAGATGGTATTCTCCTGGGAACAGCTTCGGCTATAGGTTTCACTCTGTTGGAAACTCTTGGGCAATATGTGCCGCAAATTACCCAACAGGTGGGCATAGGGGCTGCTGGGCAATTGGCGGGGTTTCAGTTGCTAATTCCGCGAATTTTAGGCTCTGTCGCCGGACACATGGCTTACAGTGGCTACCTGGGGTATTTTATCGGGTTAGCTGTCCTCAAGCCCCGGATGAGCTGGCAAATTCTCTCTATTGGTTATCTGAGTGCTTCTGCACTCCATGCTTTATGGAACGCTACAGGATCTATTAATGCTTTACTATTGGTGGTGGTTGGGGTGTTATCTTATGCCTTCTTAATGGCTGCAATTCTCAAAGCACGGGTGTTATCGCCAACGCGATCGCAAAATTTTGCCACTCGCTTTATCAACCCCAAATAA
- a CDS encoding nitrate reductase associated protein: MADFFEFEADFVDSLRCIPMQVRYKLDTSGIKLKLSHWHQMTEDERAALVELPCTTETEIKAYQDYLQHLILERTGNSAAKLPIEPNPLWMDSGTIPGSIQEKAQEMGISLTLPQWASLTPLQRFALIKLSRPGHENKNFSRAIAEFHLLIN, encoded by the coding sequence ATGGCAGATTTTTTTGAATTTGAAGCGGATTTTGTAGACTCACTGCGCTGCATACCTATGCAGGTGCGCTACAAATTAGATACATCTGGTATCAAGCTGAAATTATCTCATTGGCATCAAATGACTGAAGATGAGCGTGCAGCTTTAGTAGAATTACCTTGCACGACGGAAACGGAAATTAAAGCTTACCAAGACTACCTCCAGCATCTGATTTTAGAACGCACCGGTAACTCAGCCGCAAAACTCCCCATCGAACCTAATCCCTTATGGATGGATTCTGGCACTATACCAGGTAGTATCCAGGAAAAAGCTCAAGAAATGGGTATTAGCCTCACATTGCCACAATGGGCAAGTTTAACGCCCTTACAGCGATTTGCTTTGATTAAACTCAGTCGTCCAGGACATGAAAATAAGAACTTTTCTAGAGCCATAGCAGAATTTCATCTGCTGATAAATTAG